In Sander vitreus isolate 19-12246 chromosome 12, sanVit1, whole genome shotgun sequence, the following proteins share a genomic window:
- the fem1a gene encoding LOW QUALITY PROTEIN: protein fem-1 homolog A (The sequence of the model RefSeq protein was modified relative to this genomic sequence to represent the inferred CDS: deleted 1 base in 1 codon) translates to MDIPTAVFNAARDGKLKLIQKLLSNKTPEELEALAEEKTQGGTPLLIASRYGHLEVVDYLLEHCKANVELGGAVNFDGETIEGAPPLWAASAAGHLPVVKTLLKHGASVNNATLTNSTPLRAACFDGHLEIVRYLVEHRADMEVANRHGHTCLMISCYKGHKEIAKFLLDRGADVNRKSVKGNTALHDCAESGSLDIMKMLLKCNARMERDGYGMTPLLAASVTGHTNIVEYLAHQPRTSREERIDALELLGATFVDKKRDLLGAMRYWRRAMELRQPGDKAGFLAKPPPGPPIPAYGCAQEVSTAEELEALITDPDEMRMQALLVRERILGPSHPDTSYYIRYRGAVYADSGNFERCISLWKYALDMQQSNLDPLSPMTASSFLSFAELFSFVLQDRAKGTLSTRVTFHDLMTVLGKSVREVERAVAQRDNPPEAPQFTKALSIILHLIFLLEKLECSPEQEHQKKHTVYRLLKLNPRGRSGFTPLHMAVDKETTSVGRYPVGRFPSQAVAALLLECGADVDSRDSENNTPLHIAANNGCPEIMALLMKAGAHFDATNAQRKTAYKLLDEQSTGQPALYPLNYITLQCLAARAIEKHRLPYRGLISEEMEAFIELH, encoded by the exons ATGGATATACCGACGGCGGTTTTCAACGCGGCCAGAGATGGTAAGCTGAAACTTATCCAGAAGTTGCTGAGCAACAAAACTCCTGAGGAGCTGGAGGCTTTAGCCGAG GAGAAAACACAGGGAGGCACCCCACTGTTGATAGCTTCTCGATACGGACATTTAGAGGTTGTAGACTACCTCCTTGAACATTGTAAAGCAAATGTTGAACTCGGGGGGGCGGTTAACTTTGACGGCGAGACCATTGAGGGGGCTCCGCCGCTGTGGGCAGCTTCGGCAGCCGGTCACCTCCCTGTGGTTAAGACACTACTGAAACACGGTGCCTCAGTGAACAACGCAACACTAACTAACTCAACGCCGCTCCGAGCTGCCTGCTTTGACGGTCACCTGGAGATCGTCCGCTACCTGGTGGAGCACAGAGCCGACATGGAGGTAGCCAACCGCCACGGCCACACCTGCCTCATGATCTCCTGTTACAAGGGCCACAAGGAGATAGCCAAGTTCCTCCTGGACCGTGGTGCTGATGTCAACCGCAAGAGCGTAAAAGGAAACACCGCCCTCCATGACTGTGCGGAGTCAGGGAGTCTGGACATCATGAAGATGCTGCTAAAGTGCAATGCTCGCATGGAGAGAGATGGATACGGAATGACCCCACTCCTCGCTGCAAGTGTAACAGGTCACACCAACATCGTAGAGTATCTCGCCCACCAGCCTCGCACCTCCAGAGAGGAACGCATCGATGCACTTGAACTCCTTGGGGCTACTTTTGTGGATAAAAAGCGGGATCTCTTGGGGGCTATGAGGTACTGGAGAAGGGCCATGGAGCTGAGGCAACCAGGGGACAAAGCTGGATTCCTGGCTAAGCCTCCGCCTGGCCCTCCTATCCCTGCCTATGGCTGTGCACAGGAGGTAAGCACCGCAGAGGAACTGGAAGCTTTGATCACAGACCCTGATGAAATGAGGATGCAGGCTTTGTTGGTTCGAGAGCGCATCCTAGGGCCATCCCACCCAGACACCTCTTATTACATCCGCTACAGGGGAGCTGTGTATGCTGACTCAGGCAACTTTGAACGCTGCATCAGCCTGTGGAAATATGCTTTAGACATGCAGCAGAGCAACCTGGACCCTCTCAGTCCCATGACAGCCTCCAGTTTCCTGTCCTTTGCAGAGCTTTTCTCTTTTGTTCTTCAAGACCGGGCCAAAGGCACCCTATCAACGCGCGTCACCTTTCATGATCTGATGACTGTGCTGGGGAAAAGTGTGAGGGAGGTAGAGAGAGCTGTGGCGCAGAGGGACAACCCTCCAGAGGCTCCTCAGTTCACCAAAGCTCTCTCCATCATCCTGCACCTCATCTTTCTACTGGAGAAGCTGGAGTGCAGCCCAGAGCAGGAGCACCAGAAGAAGCACACAGTGTACCGTCTGCTGAAGCTGAACCCTCGAGGTCGGAGTGGCTTCACTCCTCTCCACATGGCTGTAGACAAGGAGACCACGTCCGTTGGCCGCTACCCTGTCGGCCGCTTCCCCTCCCAGGCGGTGGCTGCGCTGCTCCTAGAGTGTGGCGCAGACGTCGATTCACGTGACAGTGAAAACAATACGCCTCTGCACATCGCTGCTAACAATGGCTGTCCAGAGATTATGGCACTACTTATGAAGGCTGGGGCTCACTTTGATGCCACAAATGCACAGAGGAAGACAGCCTACAAGCTGCTGGATGAGCAGAGCACCGGGCAGCCGGCCCTCTACCCACTGAACTATATCACCCTTCAGTGCCTGGCGGCGCGTGCAATTGAAAAGCACAGACTGCCCTACAGGGGACTCATTTCTGAGGAGATGGAGGCTTTCATTGAACTGCACTGA
- the LOC144526437 gene encoding C2 calcium-dependent domain-containing protein 4C-like yields the protein MWLLEKLRSSVESSGTHSHSPQTVEAIPVSVYANVLTPEKIPDFFIPPKLICCPPEESLTPEPQHCSTLRPSVSDHAICSQSPRARSSKNPCSPHLFSRLGGDARNLQKSANRHIIQIESADEPGAGSVDRVSVNTNADPQSQTAMSLPYVPKAQTSYGFSTLVESPHTRRKESLFHSDPSSPLTSPNSQRRSQGGTLLAPADPNPYRYFSGGESDTCSSAESSPFTSPLLSRSASLIRSITQQTQAKVSRAKRSLARHSSLSTDDCSSADNSPNMQRRRMRCPPSPAFRGCKSGSSKSAASNLLQREHTVNLHKGGTLKLSTHYDPEAALLRVRILAAEALYDRQTDIKSINCCVALYLNPGKQQKQRSTIIKNSRNPVFNEDFFFDSLPKAQVKSLALKIKVVNKGTSLRRDVLLGEREVLLSELLSGL from the exons ATGTGGCTATTGGAGAAGCTCCGTAGCTCTGTGGAGAGCAGTGGGACACACTCTCATTCCCCGCAGACAGTCGAGGCCATTCCTGTCTCTGTTTATGCCAACGTCTTAACTCCAGAAAAGATCCCTGATTTCTTCATCCCCCCCAAACTTATTTGCTGCCCACCAGAAGAGTCTCTTACCCCAGAACCACAGCACTGCTCCACATTACGGCCCTCTGTGTCTGACCATGCCATCTGCAGCCAGAGCCCAAGAGCTCGGAGCAGCAAGAACCCCTGCAGCCCTCATCTCTTTTCCCGCCTGGGGGGAGATGCACGCAATCTCCAGAAGTCAGCCAACCGTCACATCATCCAAATAGAGAGTGCTGATGAGCCAGGTGCCGGATCTGTGGACAGGGTCAGTGTCAACACTAATGCTGACCCCCAGTCACAGACTGCCATGTCTCTGCCGTACGTCCCCAAGGCTCAGACCTCTTATGGCTTCTCTACCCTGGTGGAGTCTCCTCATACCCGCCGCAAGGAGAGCCTGTTCCACAGCGACCCCAGCAGCCCTCTCACCTCCCCAAACTCCCAGAGACGCTCCCAGGGGGGGACTCTTCTAGCCCCAGCTGACCCCAACCCCTACCGCTATTTCAGCGGTGGGGAGAGCGACACCTGCTCCTCGGCAGAGTCCTCCCCCTTCACCTCCCCTCTCCTGTCCCGCTCTGCCTCCCTCATACGCTCCATCACCCAGCAGACACAAGCCAAG GTGTCACGTGCCAAGCGCTCCCTGGCGCGCCACAGTTCTCTCTCCACGGATGATTGCAGCTCAGCAGACAACAGTCCCAACATGCAGCGTCGCCGCATGCGCTGCCCTCCCTCTCCCGCCTTCCGTGGATGTAAAAGCGGTAGCTCGAAGAGCGCAGCGTCGAACCTCCTGCAGCGCGAGCACACCGTCAACCTCCACAAGGGGGGGACACTGAAGCTGAGCACCCACTACGACCCAGAGGCAGCTCTGCTCAGGGTGCGCATACTCGCAGCCGAGGCCCTTTATGACAGGCAGACGGACATTAAAAGCATCAACTGCTGTGTGGCACTCTACCTAAACCCTGGCAAGCAGCAGAAACAGAGGAGCACCATCATCAAGAATAGCAGGAATCCGGTATTCAAcgaagactttttttttgactcgCTGCCAAAGGCACAGGTAAAGAGTCTGGCCCTGAAGATAAAGGTAGTGAACAAAGGAACCAGTCTGAGGAGAGACGTGCTTCTAGGAGAAAGAGAAGTGCTGCTCAGCGAGCTGCTCTCAGGCCTCTAG